In one Echinicola marina genomic region, the following are encoded:
- the traK gene encoding conjugative transposon protein TraK, whose amino-acid sequence MFRKMKNIDTAFRHVRGFTMLVIVGCVVLSCFALYKSFSLVSEMQGRIYILANGRALEAYSASRKDNIPVEARDHVKTFHRLFFTLDPDDKAIQANITKALYLADGSAKRVYDDLKENGYYAGLISGNVNQTIQVDSVTVDINEYPYEFRCYATQSIVRPTSITTRSLITEGALRNVSRSDNNPHGFLIERWTTIANKDLKTTARRY is encoded by the coding sequence ATGTTTAGAAAGATGAAGAATATAGATACCGCCTTCCGGCATGTCAGAGGGTTTACCATGCTGGTTATCGTTGGCTGCGTAGTATTATCTTGTTTTGCCCTTTATAAAAGTTTCAGCCTGGTATCCGAGATGCAGGGCAGAATATACATTCTCGCCAATGGCCGGGCACTGGAAGCCTATTCTGCAAGCCGTAAGGATAACATTCCCGTGGAGGCAAGAGACCATGTAAAAACTTTCCATAGACTATTCTTTACCCTTGACCCGGATGATAAAGCGATACAGGCCAATATCACCAAAGCTTTGTACCTGGCTGACGGCAGTGCCAAACGCGTCTATGATGACCTGAAGGAGAACGGCTATTATGCCGGGTTGATCTCAGGCAATGTCAACCAGACCATTCAGGTGGACAGTGTTACGGTGGACATCAATGAATACCCATACGAATTCAGGTGCTATGCCACACAAAGTATCGTCCGTCCCACCAGTATCACGACCCGAAGTCTGATTACTGAAGGGGCTTTACGCAACGTATCCAGAAGTGATAACAATCCCCACGGCTTTCTGATAGAACGATGGACGACTATCGCCAACAAGGATCTGAAGACTACCGCCAGACGGTATTAA